The Haloarcula sp. CBA1127 genomic interval CATCTCGTCGTCGCCCTCCTGCCGGAGGATGCCCAAGCGCTCGACAACGACTTCAACCGCATCACCTCGATCTAACCCCGTAGTCTTTTAATTCCGGTTACCGTACGTAGGAACAACAGATGGCGAATACGACAGACGGCCGGCCGTCGAGCAAAGTCGCTCGACTCATCGACGAGTACGAACTTGATGGACTCGGTGCGGAGATGGAGGCTCGCTGGACGGGTGACGGTGAAGAGCGCATGAGCCTCCGTGACCTCGCGGAGTTTTTCAACAAGCGCCTCCTCGAACGCGAACTGGTCGATGCGGGCCTGAGCGCCCTCGAAAGCGACGTGGAATCGACCTACGAGAATCTCACCGGTGACGACATCAGCACCGGGGTTCGGACTGACACGGTCAATCGACTCGAACGCAACGGTGTCGACGTCGATGGTCTCGAAACCGATTTCATCACGTATCAGGCTATTCGGTCGTATCTGAAGGAGTGGCGCGGCGCGGAGTACCAGGGGCTGTCCGACGATGAGAAGATCGAAAAGGATCTGGAAAGCATTCAGCGGCTACTGACCCGAACGCTGTCGGTCACCGACCAGCGCATCGAGAAACTGCGTGACACGGGCCGCATCGACATCGAGGACTTCGAGGTGTTTCTGGACGCACAGGTGTTGTGTCAGTCCTGTGGCAGCCAGTACGCCGTCGCGGAGTTCTTCGAGCAGGGCGGCTGTGAGTGTCAGCAGGACTGAGTCGCCACTAAACTCTATCTGACTACATCGAGTACTCGCAACAATCCAAAATATAGAAACAACCGGGAGAAGTTGTGAGACACAACAAACCTAGCAATACAGTGGAAACAGCCCGTCATAGAAATAGAACCGTACTGTCGTCTCCTGAATCCGCCTGCTGGGTCACACAGGGCTGAAGGCGCCGGGGGGCCTCACAATGGATATGGACCCAGCCGAGCTCCGAGCGTCAATCCCGGCACTCGAACGGTGTACGTACTTCAACACGGGGGCAAGCGGGCCGACACCGCGCCCTGTGGTCAACGCTGCAACGGCGTTTCTCGAACGCCACGCCTTCGACGCACCCACCGATGAGGGGCCCTATACGGTTGCGTGGGACGCTCTCGCGGCGGCCCGCGAAGTCGTCGCCAGCCATATCGGGACTGACGCCGCCAACGTCGCCTTGACTCGCAGTACCGCAGACGGGGTCAACATGGTCGCTGGGGCTATCGACTGGCAGCCCGGCGATGTGGTGGTTCGGACCGACCTCGAACACCCCGCCGGCACGCTCCCCTGGGACCGACTGGCCGACACCCACGATATCGAGGTCCGGGTGCTGGAAACAGACGCCGGTCGGCTCGACATGGCTGACGTGAAAGACGCCGTGGCCGACGCCAGACTAGTGGCGCTGAGTTCGCTCTCCTGGACCCACGGGACTAACCTCCCGGTTTCGGATGTTGTCGATGTGGCCCACGACGCTGGCGCACAGGTACTCGTCGACGCCGTCCAGTCTGTTGGGCAACACCCCGTCGACGTGACCGAATGGGGTGCGGATTTCGTGGCCGCGGCGGGCCACAAGTGGCTGCTGGGTGTCTGGGGCGGCGGGTTCCTCTATGCCGACCCGGACGGGTATGACCGACTGCACCAGACCCGTATTGGCTACCGGAGCGTCGAAAACCCCGGTGCTGACGGATACGAGTACCACGAGGGCGCGCGCCGCTTCGAAGTCGGCACCACCTCACCGGTTCCCTATGTCGCGCTCGCGCACGCCATCGAGACGGTCGAGGCTATTGGGTTCGATACAATTCAGCCCCGTGTCGAGCGGCTGACCGACCGGCTCAAGGACGGCCTCGGTGACCGACTGCTGAGCCCCCGCGACTACGAGTCGGGACTCGTGACGTTCACTGCCGACGACCCCGAGGCGACCGTCGAGCGACTCGCGGCGGAGGGTGTCATTATCAGGTCGCTTTCCCACCCCGAGGCGCTCCGGGCGTCGGTCCACGCGTTCAACACGGCTGACGATATCGACCGCCTGCTTGACGCGCTGTAGCGTTCACAGCGTCCCGCTGCGACTGGCGTCACAGGCCCGGACTTTCTTGTCCCGACCGGCCGTTCCGTCTCGTATGGAAATACGCCCCGTCGTGACGTGCTTCCTGCGCAGCGAGGGCGAGGTGTTGCTGTTGCGCCGGAGCAACGCGGTCGGTTCGTATCAGGGCCAGTGGGGCGGGGTCGCGGGACACGTCGCCGACGACGCTGGCCGGGACCGGGACCCGGAGACGGCCGCGCGGGCCGAAATCGACGAGGAGACCGGGCTTGCCGACGCGGTGACGCTTGTCCGGCAGGGCGACTCGTTTCGGATCGCGGACGACGACCGGGGCGTCCGGTGGGTCGTCCATCCGTTCCTGTTCGACTGCGAGGCCCGCACAGTCGCGACGAACGAGGAGACGACCGAGACTGCGTGGGTCCACCCGCCCGAGATACTGGCTCGTGAGACCGTCCCGCGACTGTGGACCTCCTGGGACCGCGTTCGGCCGCGAGTGGCGACCGTTCGCGAGGATCGGACCCACGGCTCGGCGTGGCTGTCGCTCCGGGCGTTGGAGGTGCTGCGCGACGAGGCCGCCCTGGCTGACGCCGGACGGCGTGACAATCTGGAGACGGCCGAGCGGGACGGCGACGACTGGGTGGCGCTTGCCACCCTCGCCGCTGAAATCCGCGAGGTGCGCCCCTCGATGGTCGTCGTCGCGAACCGCCTCGACCGGGCGATGACCGCCGTCACCGACGAATCGCCAGCGGCTGTCGAGCGAGCCGCGACCGAGACGCTGAACCACGCGGTGACCGCCGACCGGGTCGCCGCGGCCGTCGCCGCTGAGCACGTCGGCGACCGCATCGCAACGCTGTCTCGGTCCGGGA includes:
- the rdfA gene encoding rod-determining factor RdfA; the encoded protein is MANTTDGRPSSKVARLIDEYELDGLGAEMEARWTGDGEERMSLRDLAEFFNKRLLERELVDAGLSALESDVESTYENLTGDDISTGVRTDTVNRLERNGVDVDGLETDFITYQAIRSYLKEWRGAEYQGLSDDEKIEKDLESIQRLLTRTLSVTDQRIEKLRDTGRIDIEDFEVFLDAQVLCQSCGSQYAVAEFFEQGGCECQQD
- a CDS encoding aminotransferase class V-fold PLP-dependent enzyme; the protein is MDPAELRASIPALERCTYFNTGASGPTPRPVVNAATAFLERHAFDAPTDEGPYTVAWDALAAAREVVASHIGTDAANVALTRSTADGVNMVAGAIDWQPGDVVVRTDLEHPAGTLPWDRLADTHDIEVRVLETDAGRLDMADVKDAVADARLVALSSLSWTHGTNLPVSDVVDVAHDAGAQVLVDAVQSVGQHPVDVTEWGADFVAAAGHKWLLGVWGGGFLYADPDGYDRLHQTRIGYRSVENPGADGYEYHEGARRFEVGTTSPVPYVALAHAIETVEAIGFDTIQPRVERLTDRLKDGLGDRLLSPRDYESGLVTFTADDPEATVERLAAEGVIIRSLSHPEALRASVHAFNTADDIDRLLDAL
- a CDS encoding NUDIX domain-containing protein yields the protein MEIRPVVTCFLRSEGEVLLLRRSNAVGSYQGQWGGVAGHVADDAGRDRDPETAARAEIDEETGLADAVTLVRQGDSFRIADDDRGVRWVVHPFLFDCEARTVATNEETTETAWVHPPEILARETVPRLWTSWDRVRPRVATVREDRTHGSAWLSLRALEVLRDEAALADAGRRDNLETAERDGDDWVALATLAAEIREVRPSMVVVANRLDRAMTAVTDESPAAVERAATETLNHAVTADRVAAAVAAEHVGDRIATLSRSGTVRTVVDAAAPDVVLVAESRPGGEGVGVAETLAESTAVTLTTDAAFGHELDAWSADTLVVGADRVLPDGRVVNKVGTCSAALSAAAADVDCYAVCATDKIAPRAAWDREERDAQEVYAGDADIAVSNPTFDITPASAVTVVTERGVLTTDEIGEIADAHRDRSEWTERR